TCCTCCTCGGCCAGACCGCCTTCAGCAAGGAGGTGCGCTCTTCCCGACGGGTGAGACGACGGCGCTGTCGGCGCTCGCCCGCTGCAGCGGCGTCCGCGATACTGCGCCCCAGCGTGGCGGAAGGAGCATAGCGCCGCCTCGCGCTCGCCGAACCTTCGCTCCGCTGGAGCGCGACCGCGCCTCGCTGCTCTCCGACCATCGCCGCGCGCCGGCCGCTTCGGCCCGCCGCTCACCCGCCAGCCCCTTGCGCCGACGACGGGCGCCGCCAGGGCGACACCGCTCCGACTGTCGCTTTCTCGTTCTTGCGGAAGGGGAGGGGGAACGGGCGTGCCGGCTTCCGCTCGTCGCTGCGCCGCGGGATGCGGCCGACGTGCGCCTGCGTTCCCCGCTCTCTTCGCGCTGATGAACTGAGCCTAATGTTTTTTTCCTGTTGACACGATGCGGTATAGTGCAGGTGGCCTCGCAGGGTCCTGGCCCGAACGGGGAATGAGCGATTATGCGACGACGACGACGACGCGGCCGCCTCTGGCTCTGGCCCCTCGTCTTCCTGACCTTCGGGGCGGTGGCGCTCCTCGTTCCACGCCTTGTCGACGCGCTTCCCCAGCCGTGGCAGCGCGGCCGCGTTGTCGATGAGTACAGCGGCCAGCCGATCGCGGGCGCGGTGATCCGTTCCGCGACCGGCTCCGCAACGAGCCGCGAGAACGGCGCGTTCTCCCCCCCACCCGGCGACCGGTTCACCATCGAAGCAGAGGGGTACCTCCCTCGCGAGGTTGCCGCCGACGAACTGACGAACGTCACCCTGCGTCCCGCCATTCTTGCCGGCGGGGTGGTCAATGCGAGCGACGGGCAGCCGATCGCCGGGGCAACGATCGCGATCGGCTCCACCGTGGTTCGCTCGAGTGCGGAGGGGATCTATCGTCTCCCCAACACCGATCCCGAGCCGGTCGTGGTGGTCAAAGCGCCGGGCTACGCGCGGAGCATTCTCCGCCCCTCACGCGTCTCGCGGCTCGATATCCAGCTCACCCGTCAGCCCGTGCGCGCGGTCTACATGAGCGCCGCGACCCTCGCCTACCCCCCAGGCCGGGAGCAGCTGCTCGCATCGCTCAGCCGCAACGGGCTCAATGCCATCGTCATTGATGTAAAGACGGACCGTGGGACCCTCTCCTATCCGAGCGCTGTGCCGCTCGCGCGGGCGATCGGAGCGTCGGGGAGCGGCGACCTCGCCGCGGTAGTGAAACGGCTGAAGGAACAGGACATCTATGTCATCGGCCGGGTCGTCGTCTTCCGAGACCGCGTCCTCGCTCAAGCGCGTCCGGAGTGGGCGATCAAAGACCGGCGGCGCGGCGATGCCATCTATACCGACCCCGAAGGGGGACAGTGGATCGACCCCTTCCGCCGCGAGGTGTGGGAGTATCACGCAGCGCTCGCCGAGGAGGCGGCTGCCCTCGGCTTCGATGAGATCCAGTTCGATTACCTCCGCTTCCCCATCGACGGGACGGGCGACCATTTCGTCTACTCCGCTGCGTCCACTGCCGAGAGCCGCTTAGCCGCGATCCAAGGTTTTCTGACCCTTGTCCACGAGCGGGTTCGACCGACCGGGCTCTATATCTCGGTCAATGTCTTCGGCTACCTGATCTGGAACGGCGGCGAACTCGG
The Dehalococcoidia bacterium DNA segment above includes these coding regions:
- a CDS encoding GTP-binding protein, yielding MRRRRRRGRLWLWPLVFLTFGAVALLVPRLVDALPQPWQRGRVVDEYSGQPIAGAVIRSATGSATSRENGAFSPPPGDRFTIEAEGYLPREVAADELTNVTLRPAILAGGVVNASDGQPIAGATIAIGSTVVRSSAEGIYRLPNTDPEPVVVVKAPGYARSILRPSRVSRLDIQLTRQPVRAVYMSAATLAYPPGREQLLASLSRNGLNAIVIDVKTDRGTLSYPSAVPLARAIGASGSGDLAAVVKRLKEQDIYVIGRVVVFRDRVLAQARPEWAIKDRRRGDAIYTDPEGGQWIDPFRREVWEYHAALAEEAAALGFDEIQFDYLRFPIDGTGDHFVYSAASTAESRLAAIQGFLTLVHERVRPTGLYISVNVFGYLIWNGGELGYGHDLEHLAAHVDYLSPTLYPSTFGGGIPGLGDRNGAIANPYELVRRSLEEAKRRLKGDAARLRPWLQYFDDYPYQTGKRFDAPEITAQLRAAVDAGASGWMFWDPTNLYARGGFERRP